The following proteins are co-located in the Candidatus Accumulibacter cognatus genome:
- a CDS encoding DUF2236 domain-containing protein — MNSRLAPDPRRDCQEIVRHLATLVFPWDTTRSLELALFRTFASARIGGLLHATGEFEKRTGKRYDDTDLIISEIIENGFDSPRGASAIARMNALHGRFRIANEDFLYVLSTFVFEPIRWNRRFGWRRMTEFEQQAWFWFWRNLGERMSIRDLPDHLGDFERTSRAYEAANFGFSSANQQVALATRELFAGWFPAVLRPLVRSSIHALLDPPLLSAFGLQPAPRWLVWAAEHALRFRARVLRWLPRRRRPKLRTQIPRTDYPQGYRIESLGPPPPG, encoded by the coding sequence ATGAACAGCCGCCTGGCACCTGACCCGCGACGCGATTGCCAGGAGATCGTTCGCCATCTGGCGACGCTGGTCTTTCCCTGGGATACCACACGCTCGCTCGAACTTGCGCTGTTCCGCACCTTCGCGTCGGCGCGGATCGGCGGTCTGCTGCATGCCACCGGCGAATTCGAGAAGCGCACCGGGAAACGCTACGATGATACCGACCTGATCATCAGTGAAATCATCGAAAACGGTTTCGACAGTCCGCGCGGTGCCAGCGCCATCGCGCGCATGAACGCCCTGCATGGGCGTTTCAGGATTGCCAACGAAGACTTCCTGTACGTGCTGTCAACCTTCGTCTTCGAGCCGATTCGCTGGAATCGACGCTTCGGCTGGCGTCGCATGACCGAATTCGAGCAACAGGCATGGTTCTGGTTCTGGCGGAACCTCGGCGAACGGATGTCGATCCGCGACCTGCCCGACCATCTCGGCGACTTCGAGCGCACCAGCCGCGCCTATGAAGCGGCCAACTTTGGCTTTAGCAGTGCCAATCAACAGGTGGCGCTGGCCACGCGCGAACTCTTTGCCGGCTGGTTTCCCGCCGTTTTGCGCCCGCTCGTTCGCAGCAGCATTCACGCGTTGCTCGATCCGCCGCTGCTCAGCGCCTTTGGTTTGCAACCGGCACCGCGCTGGCTGGTCTGGGCTGCCGAACATGCGCTGCGTTTTCGGGCCAGGGTCCTGCGCTGGCTGCCACGCCGCCGGCGTCCGAAACTGCGCACGCAGATTCCGCGGACGGATTATCCGCAGGGCTACCGCATCGAATCGCTCGGGCCGCCCCCGCCGGGCTGA
- a CDS encoding antibiotic biosynthesis monooxygenase — MIRIMARITARSGREDELRSVLQDLLGPSRQESGCVSYELFQNQDDPLEFVTVEQWTDQAVADAHLASAHVAKAITLAAELLAQPPLIHRFSSID; from the coding sequence ATGATCAGAATCATGGCCCGAATTACCGCCCGATCCGGTAGAGAGGACGAACTGCGGTCGGTATTGCAGGATTTGCTAGGCCCAAGTCGCCAGGAAAGCGGCTGCGTGAGCTACGAGCTGTTTCAGAATCAGGACGATCCGCTTGAGTTCGTGACCGTCGAGCAGTGGACCGATCAGGCAGTCGCTGACGCCCATCTGGCGAGCGCCCATGTGGCCAAGGCGATCACGCTGGCGGCTGAACTGCTGGCGCAGCCTCCCCTGATCCATCGCTTCAGCTCGATCGATTGA
- a CDS encoding alpha/beta fold hydrolase, giving the protein MVGLSMANVRVAADIGALWRRALALVAALAGSSYLVALAWVYCYQETLIFQPDPLPATYRFALADVHEVDIPVAGATLSALHLQLPNPRGVVFYLHGNNGNLATWFSNVEFYREANYDLFMLDYRGYGKSSGRIESEAQLRADVLAAWRFVAPQYAGKRKVIFGRSLGTGLAAGLAAAVQPDLTILVSPYCSMAQLMHSNYPLLPTWLLRYPLATCQDASLLHGPLLLVHGEQDRLIPVTHSERLLSVASQARLLRLPAAAHADVHRFSAYTEELLGALQAL; this is encoded by the coding sequence ATGGTCGGGCTGAGCATGGCCAATGTCCGGGTTGCTGCCGACATTGGCGCGCTGTGGCGGCGCGCGCTGGCGCTTGTCGCCGCATTGGCCGGCAGTTCTTACCTGGTAGCGCTGGCCTGGGTCTACTGCTACCAGGAGACTCTGATCTTTCAACCCGATCCGCTGCCGGCGACATACCGCTTCGCGCTTGCCGATGTGCATGAGGTGGATATCCCGGTCGCCGGCGCGACGCTCTCGGCGTTGCACTTGCAATTGCCGAATCCACGCGGAGTGGTTTTCTATCTGCATGGCAACAACGGTAATCTGGCGACCTGGTTCAGCAATGTCGAATTCTACCGGGAGGCCAACTACGATCTGTTCATGTTGGACTATCGCGGCTATGGCAAGAGTAGTGGCCGCATCGAGAGCGAAGCACAGCTTCGCGCCGACGTGCTGGCCGCCTGGCGTTTTGTTGCGCCGCAATACGCCGGCAAGCGTAAGGTCATATTTGGGCGCTCTCTCGGCACGGGGCTGGCTGCGGGCTTGGCGGCAGCGGTTCAACCCGACCTGACGATCCTGGTCTCTCCGTATTGCAGCATGGCCCAGCTCATGCATTCGAATTATCCGCTGCTGCCGACCTGGCTGTTGCGCTACCCGCTGGCGACCTGCCAGGATGCCTCGCTTTTGCATGGTCCATTGCTGCTGGTGCATGGCGAGCAGGATCGGCTAATTCCGGTCACGCATAGCGAACGACTGTTGTCCGTCGCATCGCAGGCGCGCCTGCTGCGACTCCCGGCGGCGGCACACGCCGACGTCCATCGCTTCAGCGCCTACACTGAGGAACTTCTCGGGGCACTGCAAGCACTTTGA
- a CDS encoding long-chain-fatty-acid--CoA ligase encodes MLRGLMQERPLLVSSLIEHAARCHPQAEIVSRTSEGPLHRCTYADICRRSRQVANALTALGVVPGERIATLAWNGYRHMELYYGVSGMGAVLHTINPRLFPEQIEYIVRHAEDQFLFFDLGFIPLVEKLAQAVPGVRGFVVMTDRAHLPVCDIPGLLCYEDLLGAASDAYDWPQFDEHTASSLCYTSGTTGNPKGVLYSHRSSVLHAWAACAVDGLAIGVAETLLLVVPMFHVNAWGMPYAGAMSGARLVMPGPALDGKSVYELLRDEQVTLALGVPTVWRMLLQHVDGAGLKPRDELCLRRVVIGGSSAPRAMTEAFANTFGAFVVHAWGMTEMSPVGTVCNLLPKHEDYTFEQRLDIQEKQGRAVYGVEMKIVDDQGERLPQDGQAAGHLLVRGPWITSGYYRDEGGGIVDADGFFDTGDVATIDLDGYLQITDRSKDVIKSGGEWISSIALENAAVAHPAVAEAAVIGVAHDKWQERPLLVVVRKPGEALTRETMLEFLQGRVANWWIPDDVAFVDELPHTATGKLHKLRLREMFKDYRLPSA; translated from the coding sequence ATGCTCAGGGGACTCATGCAGGAGCGGCCGTTGTTGGTCTCGTCACTGATCGAACACGCGGCACGTTGCCATCCACAGGCCGAGATCGTTTCGCGTACCAGCGAGGGGCCGCTGCATCGTTGTACCTATGCCGACATCTGCCGCCGTTCCAGACAGGTGGCGAACGCACTGACCGCACTAGGGGTTGTTCCGGGCGAGCGGATCGCCACCCTGGCGTGGAATGGCTACCGGCATATGGAGTTGTATTATGGCGTGTCGGGGATGGGAGCGGTTCTGCACACCATCAACCCGCGCCTGTTCCCGGAACAGATCGAATACATTGTCAGGCATGCCGAAGACCAGTTCCTGTTCTTCGACCTCGGTTTCATACCGCTGGTCGAAAAGCTGGCGCAGGCGGTTCCCGGCGTTCGCGGTTTCGTGGTCATGACTGACCGGGCGCATCTGCCGGTATGCGACATTCCCGGCCTGCTCTGCTACGAGGATCTGCTCGGCGCCGCATCCGATGCCTACGACTGGCCGCAGTTCGACGAACATACCGCCTCGTCGCTGTGCTATACCTCCGGAACCACCGGCAACCCGAAAGGCGTTCTCTACTCGCATCGCTCGTCGGTGCTGCATGCATGGGCCGCCTGCGCGGTCGACGGCCTGGCTATCGGAGTTGCGGAAACCCTTTTGCTGGTGGTTCCGATGTTCCATGTCAACGCCTGGGGAATGCCCTACGCTGGTGCCATGAGCGGTGCCCGGCTGGTGATGCCCGGCCCGGCACTCGACGGCAAGAGTGTCTATGAACTGCTGCGCGACGAGCAGGTGACGCTGGCCCTTGGCGTACCCACGGTCTGGCGAATGCTCCTGCAGCATGTCGATGGCGCCGGTCTGAAGCCACGGGACGAACTGTGCCTGCGCCGCGTCGTGATCGGCGGTTCATCGGCTCCGCGCGCGATGACCGAAGCCTTTGCGAACACCTTCGGGGCTTTCGTCGTTCATGCCTGGGGAATGACAGAGATGTCGCCGGTCGGAACGGTCTGCAATCTGTTGCCCAAGCACGAGGACTACACCTTCGAACAGCGACTGGACATCCAGGAGAAGCAGGGGCGGGCGGTCTATGGCGTCGAGATGAAGATCGTCGACGATCAGGGCGAGCGCCTGCCGCAGGACGGACAGGCCGCCGGCCACCTGCTGGTGCGCGGGCCGTGGATCACCAGCGGCTACTACCGGGACGAGGGCGGCGGCATCGTCGATGCCGATGGTTTCTTCGACACCGGCGACGTCGCGACCATCGACCTCGATGGCTACCTGCAGATCACCGACCGTTCGAAGGACGTGATCAAGTCCGGGGGCGAGTGGATTTCGTCGATCGCCCTCGAGAATGCCGCGGTGGCACACCCGGCGGTCGCCGAAGCTGCGGTGATCGGCGTGGCGCACGACAAATGGCAGGAAAGGCCGCTGCTGGTGGTCGTCAGAAAACCCGGCGAGGCGCTGACTCGCGAGACGATGCTCGAGTTCCTGCAGGGCAGGGTGGCAAACTGGTGGATTCCGGACGATGTCGCCTTTGTCGACGAACTGCCGCATACCGCGACCGGCAAACTGCACAAGCTGAGGCTGCGGGAGATGTTCAAGGACTATCGTCTGCCATCGGCGTGA
- a CDS encoding caspase family protein, whose amino-acid sequence MKPSRPAQKATALYTCLALLAPLSASAVAPEPAAGRIALVIGNGAYVASPLVNPARDARAVAERLREAGFRVTLKVDSPRRELQEAIRGFGDALARDNRAVGVFYYAGHGVQLNWRNFMLPVDVRITRPSDIAAQGVDVGLLLESLGRARNPLNLVILDACRNNPFGSDFRTDDRGLSQLDAPPGTLLAYATAPGNTADDGDGAHGLYTENLLKEMKVPGAPVEDVFKRVRLAVRRASEGAQIPWESTSLEGDFAFVGGSGRDLSREQKEFEADLATWNSLREAKDPEPLEAFIRQRPSGKFAELAQHRLDAVLRERGEKPVQAAPPPPLGPEMCVPGAADGKAASYSGKVVSFRPGERYTYRTVDLVSQTETARSTDTVLRIAGDEVLYNDGSKVSDLFGNNVRAPDGTSWTPYQFFINDYALGKRWPAQFIVTRADGTKANVRFELRVAARERITLPAGTFDSYRIEARGVDLGSGVQLDRTAWVAPERMRGFLAMENLVRKGGSVIGGERIELADYAAGAALATPDAAPSAEKKPRDHGGWRPSYY is encoded by the coding sequence ATGAAGCCATCACGCCCTGCCCAAAAAGCCACCGCGCTCTATACCTGTTTGGCGCTCCTCGCACCCCTGAGCGCCTCGGCTGTCGCGCCTGAACCGGCAGCGGGACGGATTGCCCTGGTGATCGGCAACGGCGCCTATGTCGCCTCACCGCTCGTCAACCCTGCGCGCGATGCGCGCGCAGTCGCCGAACGCCTGCGCGAGGCGGGGTTTCGCGTGACGCTGAAGGTGGACTCGCCGCGCCGCGAATTGCAGGAAGCCATCCGCGGCTTCGGCGATGCGCTCGCGCGCGACAACCGGGCGGTCGGTGTCTTTTACTACGCGGGCCATGGAGTCCAGCTCAACTGGCGAAATTTCATGCTGCCGGTGGATGTACGCATCACCCGTCCGTCGGATATCGCTGCGCAGGGCGTCGACGTCGGTCTCTTGCTCGAAAGTCTCGGCCGTGCGCGCAATCCGCTCAATCTGGTGATTCTCGACGCCTGCCGCAACAACCCTTTTGGCAGCGATTTTCGCACCGATGACCGGGGGCTCTCGCAGCTCGACGCGCCGCCCGGCACGCTGCTGGCCTATGCCACCGCACCCGGCAACACCGCCGATGACGGGGACGGTGCGCACGGGCTGTACACCGAGAACCTGTTGAAGGAAATGAAAGTGCCGGGCGCACCGGTCGAAGATGTCTTCAAGCGCGTGCGGCTGGCGGTGCGACGGGCATCCGAAGGTGCGCAGATTCCTTGGGAGAGCACCTCGCTGGAAGGTGATTTCGCCTTCGTCGGTGGTAGCGGTCGTGACCTGAGCCGTGAGCAGAAAGAGTTCGAAGCCGATCTGGCGACCTGGAACAGCCTGCGCGAAGCGAAGGATCCCGAGCCACTGGAGGCCTTCATCCGGCAGCGGCCAAGTGGCAAGTTTGCCGAGCTTGCGCAGCATCGACTCGACGCGGTCCTGCGCGAGCGCGGCGAAAAGCCTGTCCAGGCAGCGCCCCCGCCGCCGCTCGGGCCGGAAATGTGCGTACCGGGCGCTGCCGACGGCAAGGCCGCCTCCTACAGCGGCAAGGTGGTTTCGTTCCGCCCTGGCGAGCGTTATACGTATCGTACCGTCGATCTCGTCAGCCAGACCGAAACCGCACGCAGCACGGATACCGTTCTCAGGATCGCTGGCGACGAGGTGTTGTACAACGACGGCAGCAAGGTGAGCGATCTGTTCGGCAACAACGTCCGCGCGCCTGACGGTACAAGCTGGACGCCCTATCAGTTTTTCATCAACGACTACGCGCTCGGCAAGCGCTGGCCGGCACAGTTCATCGTCACCCGAGCGGATGGCACGAAGGCCAATGTGCGCTTCGAGTTGCGTGTCGCTGCACGCGAGAGGATCACCTTGCCTGCCGGAACTTTCGACAGCTACCGTATCGAAGCTCGCGGCGTCGACCTGGGCAGCGGTGTTCAGCTCGACCGCACGGCCTGGGTTGCTCCCGAGAGGATGCGCGGCTTTCTGGCAATGGAAAATCTGGTTCGCAAGGGCGGATCGGTGATCGGAGGCGAACGGATCGAACTGGCCGACTACGCTGCCGGCGCTGCCCTGGCGACCCCGGACGCTGCGCCATCGGCAGAGAAGAAGCCGAGGGATCATGGAGGCTGGCGACCGTCTTATTATTAA